From one Streptomyces sp. SCSIO 30461 genomic stretch:
- a CDS encoding SpoIIE family protein phosphatase, which yields MPDHGRDAPEPDRLTTTVTQLTAELTRLRRGLGRRHLLDVASGVVVAQLAVSPADAMEHLARLADSTGVSVEDLAADIVNGASGTMGSPGAETPRLADGSDSADSDSDGGQRTDDPAARTSARRARRTEAAADANATTGGSIDEVAETVLEGGLRPLGVRGLWLFRRTETDCLELAGQAGTSPLETRHWQWVPAGLNSPLHRALADAAPVWLPNGPPGGEHLPGSAPGGARALLPLRRRGTVTGLAVVDWTGPRELDEPTRRTLTGLAVPMERLLDAGDAGAARTAGHADPAVPAPLLDQLTHPGMALRTEPSTGALHIEYLNRPALDWAGRVHGAAGRPLAQVLPAVEADIGRLARRARETAAPQRAARLPASHRAGDPDPLHDVRVLPMGPDRTVVLWHGATDPGMSLTRVLGRLENLAAFEDDLIAGTSRWSEQAYRIFGLDPGTPAVPLRRLAPQLARDEAGKLEDLLTELTQRHQGAYTVVRALREDGGLRHVRIAAEPLLTGGVLTGITGVYQDVSAQHHTEIALSATYDRLTVTQQQSAVRHQLVLQLQQAIVPEVPVLQQLPGLQVAARYRPAAEDFRVGGDWYDVLPLPNGQVLVAVGDIAGHGIDSVTGMVSLRNALRGLAFTGHPPARLMALLNEVTMHTHGHPTATAVCALYDPADRSLHWASAGHLPLLLLRDGHARFLDPPRNILLGAIPSARYTDRITPLARGDTLLLYTDGLVERRHTGLDESLAGLRRTAERLRSGTLDTFTDQLLGSVTGDTDDDTSLVVVRIA from the coding sequence ATGCCCGACCACGGGCGGGACGCACCGGAGCCTGACCGGCTCACCACCACCGTCACGCAGCTCACCGCGGAGCTCACGCGGCTGCGGCGCGGTCTCGGACGCCGTCATCTGCTCGACGTCGCGTCAGGGGTCGTCGTCGCCCAGCTCGCAGTCTCCCCCGCCGACGCGATGGAGCACCTCGCCCGGCTCGCCGATTCCACCGGGGTCTCGGTGGAGGATCTGGCTGCCGACATCGTCAACGGCGCGTCGGGCACGATGGGCTCGCCGGGCGCGGAAACGCCGCGTCTCGCCGACGGCTCCGACAGCGCGGACAGCGACTCCGACGGCGGGCAGCGGACCGATGACCCGGCCGCTCGGACATCGGCCCGCCGGGCACGACGTACCGAGGCCGCCGCCGATGCCAACGCCACGACGGGCGGCTCCATCGACGAAGTGGCCGAGACCGTGCTGGAAGGCGGGCTGCGCCCGCTCGGAGTGCGCGGCCTGTGGCTGTTCCGGCGTACCGAGACGGACTGCCTCGAACTGGCCGGGCAAGCCGGGACAAGCCCCCTGGAGACCAGGCACTGGCAGTGGGTGCCGGCCGGGCTGAACAGTCCGCTGCACCGTGCGCTGGCCGATGCCGCGCCGGTCTGGCTCCCGAACGGCCCACCAGGGGGCGAGCACCTGCCGGGATCCGCTCCGGGGGGCGCACGCGCCCTGCTGCCGCTGCGCCGCCGCGGCACGGTGACAGGCCTCGCGGTCGTGGACTGGACCGGCCCCCGCGAGCTGGACGAGCCGACGCGGCGCACGCTCACGGGTCTCGCGGTTCCGATGGAGCGCCTCCTTGACGCGGGTGACGCGGGTGCTGCCCGTACCGCGGGCCACGCCGATCCAGCCGTGCCGGCCCCGCTGCTCGACCAGCTGACGCATCCGGGAATGGCCCTGCGCACCGAGCCGTCGACCGGTGCCCTGCACATCGAGTACCTCAACCGACCGGCGCTGGACTGGGCGGGCCGGGTGCACGGAGCCGCCGGACGACCGCTGGCGCAGGTGCTCCCCGCCGTCGAGGCCGACATCGGGCGGCTGGCCCGTCGGGCGCGCGAGACCGCTGCTCCCCAGCGTGCCGCCCGGCTTCCGGCGTCGCACCGCGCCGGTGACCCCGACCCGCTTCATGACGTACGGGTGCTGCCGATGGGCCCCGACCGAACCGTGGTGCTCTGGCACGGCGCCACCGATCCCGGTATGTCACTGACCCGTGTCCTGGGCAGGCTGGAGAACCTGGCCGCGTTCGAGGACGACCTGATCGCCGGGACTTCGCGGTGGAGCGAGCAGGCGTACCGCATCTTCGGGCTCGATCCCGGCACGCCCGCGGTACCGCTGCGCCGGCTGGCACCCCAGCTGGCCCGGGACGAGGCGGGAAAGCTGGAGGACCTGCTCACCGAGCTGACGCAGCGGCACCAGGGCGCGTACACGGTGGTGCGCGCGCTCCGCGAGGACGGCGGTCTGCGGCATGTCAGGATCGCGGCCGAGCCTCTGCTGACGGGGGGTGTACTCACCGGGATCACCGGCGTGTACCAGGACGTCTCGGCGCAGCACCACACCGAGATCGCGCTCAGTGCGACATACGACCGGTTGACCGTGACACAGCAGCAGTCGGCGGTGCGCCATCAACTGGTGCTCCAGTTGCAGCAGGCGATCGTTCCCGAAGTGCCGGTCCTGCAGCAGCTGCCCGGCCTGCAGGTCGCCGCGCGCTACCGTCCCGCAGCCGAGGACTTCCGGGTCGGCGGCGACTGGTACGACGTATTGCCGCTGCCCAACGGCCAAGTGCTGGTGGCCGTCGGAGACATCGCAGGCCACGGCATCGACTCGGTGACGGGCATGGTCTCGCTGCGCAACGCGCTGCGCGGGCTGGCGTTCACCGGCCACCCGCCGGCGCGGCTGATGGCCCTGCTGAACGAGGTCACGATGCACACCCACGGCCATCCGACGGCCACCGCGGTGTGCGCGCTCTACGATCCCGCCGACCGCTCCCTGCACTGGGCCAGTGCCGGTCATCTCCCCCTGCTCCTGCTGCGCGACGGCCATGCGCGCTTTCTCGACCCGCCGCGCAACATCCTGCTGGGCGCCATACCGTCGGCGCGGTACACCGACCGGATCACACCGCTCGCGCGGGGGGACACACTGCTGCTGTACACGGACGGGCTGGTGGAGCGCCGCCACACGGGACTCGACGAGAGCCTCGCGGGGCTGCGCCGTACGGCCGAGCGGCTCCGCTCCGGCACCCTGGACACCTTCACGGACCAACTGCTGGGATCGGTGACCGGTGACACCGACGACGACACGAGCCTCGTGGTCGTCCGGATCGCCTGA
- a CDS encoding DUF6381 family protein: MTTADEPVRTPDELRVMADELARGAERCTDPEHRARLRRKAARLREQCDGRGDGGRDPAAPAHRQP; this comes from the coding sequence ATGACCACTGCAGATGAACCGGTGAGGACGCCCGATGAACTCCGCGTGATGGCGGATGAGCTGGCTCGCGGCGCCGAGCGCTGCACCGATCCCGAGCACCGGGCGCGACTGCGGCGCAAGGCCGCGCGCCTGCGCGAGCAGTGCGATGGCCGTGGCGACGGCGGACGTGACCCGGCCGCCCCTGCGCACAGGCAGCCCTGA
- a CDS encoding CBS domain-containing protein, with translation MAHLVRDVMTKRALSLSPDATLLEAARLMRDKDVGDVLVVAAHRVLGILTDRDIAVRAVAMGHDPYRTPLRSVCSPGVRTVRPDQDTEEAARLMRAAMVRRLAVVEDGRVRGVVTLGDLARADDPRSTLADISAAPPNSGA, from the coding sequence ATGGCGCATCTCGTGAGGGACGTGATGACGAAGCGGGCCCTGTCTCTGTCGCCGGACGCCACCCTTCTCGAAGCCGCGCGGCTGATGCGGGACAAGGACGTCGGGGATGTGCTGGTCGTGGCGGCCCACCGGGTGCTGGGCATTCTGACGGACCGTGATATCGCTGTCCGCGCCGTCGCGATGGGGCACGACCCGTACCGCACGCCGCTGCGTTCGGTGTGCAGTCCCGGTGTCCGGACCGTCCGGCCCGACCAGGACACGGAAGAGGCCGCGCGGCTGATGCGCGCGGCCATGGTGCGCAGGCTCGCGGTCGTGGAGGACGGTCGCGTGCGGGGTGTGGTCACCCTCGGGGATCTCGCCCGGGCCGACGACCCGCGTTCCACTCTCGCGGACATCAGTGCCGCGCCGCCGAACAGCGGTGCATGA
- a CDS encoding DUF350 domain-containing protein, whose protein sequence is MTDIVNGLGRATAYGALGVVLLILGIVLVDVLTPGKLGRQIWEERNRNAAVLLSSALLGIGGIVFTSIWTTYDDFTKGLVSTAAFGLLGLVLMAVAFLIVDLVTPGKLGATLVENEPHPAVWVTASCNLAVAAIVSASIA, encoded by the coding sequence ATGACCGACATAGTCAATGGACTGGGCCGGGCCACCGCCTACGGTGCCCTCGGTGTGGTGCTGCTCATCCTCGGCATCGTCCTGGTGGATGTGCTGACGCCCGGCAAGCTGGGCCGGCAGATCTGGGAGGAGCGCAACCGCAACGCCGCGGTACTGCTGAGCTCCGCACTGCTGGGGATCGGCGGGATCGTCTTCACCTCGATCTGGACGACATACGACGACTTCACCAAGGGACTTGTGTCGACCGCCGCGTTCGGCCTGCTGGGCCTCGTACTGATGGCCGTGGCATTCCTGATCGTGGACCTGGTCACCCCCGGCAAGCTGGGAGCGACGCTGGTGGAGAACGAGCCGCACCCCGCGGTGTGGGTCACGGCTTCCTGCAATCTGGCGGTGGCGGCGATCGTCTCGGCATCCATCGCCTGA
- a CDS encoding cupin domain-containing protein encodes MSKHPEGGWYKETWRSDTAVHPDGYPGSRPVCTAIYFLLTPGEGSRWHTVRSPELWLWHRGGPLHLRLGGTGDEPSESPSTMVLGADLANGQRPQGLVPAGYWQSASPAGDEEVLVSCVVSPGFHFDDFHLLPNDE; translated from the coding sequence ATGAGCAAGCACCCGGAAGGGGGCTGGTACAAGGAGACCTGGCGAAGTGACACGGCTGTGCATCCGGACGGCTACCCCGGTAGCCGTCCCGTCTGCACCGCCATCTACTTCCTCCTGACTCCGGGTGAGGGCTCGCGTTGGCACACGGTGCGTTCGCCGGAACTATGGCTGTGGCACCGCGGCGGTCCCCTGCATCTGCGGCTGGGGGGTACGGGCGACGAGCCGAGCGAGAGCCCTTCGACCATGGTCCTGGGCGCTGATCTCGCGAACGGCCAGCGCCCGCAAGGTCTCGTCCCTGCGGGGTACTGGCAGTCCGCCAGTCCGGCTGGCGACGAAGAGGTGCTGGTGAGCTGTGTGGTTTCGCCGGGGTTCCACTTCGATGACTTCCACCTGCTCCCGAACGACGAATGA
- a CDS encoding TIGR02677 family protein produces MRRVPPEMFRFTTVERSDLYGAVLDVFGVASEHLETALGLDAVRERLRGVGWVAAVENEDLYEALRRLVQWELLDVVHNHAENYRTAEEYERRNLQYSLTRRGEAALAGVRHALEVLASTGALQTAVLEAIADRLDELCVLSGEPASADRRIFSTLRELEGHLDALVENTKAFNGELQRLLRAEGADLEVFREVKAATVAYLQEFLVNLDRRGQTVAAAVARVEERGTAVLRERALRVAELPPVAGEDPAAGWLESRRARWAGLRAWFLADDGARPRIEQLHDIARRAIVSLLQVLERINESRRRSSSAVQDFRELARWFAEAPAEEDLHRLWSAAFGLGSARHAHLAHSDPELIPSSHSWSEAPPVEVSALLRTSGRTERFTRTAKVRDVAAVRAERAERARRERAELARAWQVLETAGPVRLSFFGTLDPAVFDRLLDLFGRALAARPDASGLRRATTGDGRVEIALAPPSDERTAVLHTAKGSLTGPDYVVHITAAGGATVSSTLRATPREAAG; encoded by the coding sequence GTGCGCAGGGTGCCACCGGAGATGTTCCGGTTCACGACGGTGGAGAGGTCCGATCTGTACGGAGCAGTGCTGGACGTCTTCGGTGTCGCCAGCGAGCACCTGGAGACGGCGCTGGGGCTCGACGCGGTGCGAGAGCGGCTGCGCGGAGTCGGCTGGGTGGCGGCGGTTGAGAATGAGGATCTGTATGAGGCGCTCAGGAGACTCGTGCAGTGGGAGCTCCTGGATGTGGTGCACAACCACGCGGAGAACTACCGCACGGCTGAGGAATACGAACGGCGCAACCTGCAATACTCGCTGACCCGCCGGGGCGAGGCCGCGCTTGCCGGAGTGCGGCATGCGCTTGAGGTTCTCGCCTCAACGGGTGCGCTACAGACGGCCGTGCTGGAGGCGATCGCCGACCGACTCGACGAGCTGTGCGTGCTCTCCGGTGAACCCGCGTCGGCCGACCGGCGGATCTTCAGCACGTTGCGGGAGCTGGAGGGGCATCTGGACGCTCTGGTGGAAAACACCAAGGCGTTCAACGGAGAACTGCAGCGCCTCTTGCGTGCCGAGGGCGCGGATCTGGAGGTGTTCCGCGAAGTCAAAGCTGCCACGGTCGCGTATCTGCAGGAGTTCCTGGTCAACCTCGACCGGCGCGGGCAGACGGTCGCCGCTGCCGTGGCTCGGGTGGAGGAGAGGGGGACCGCCGTACTGCGCGAGCGGGCCCTGCGCGTCGCAGAGCTCCCGCCGGTGGCCGGTGAGGATCCCGCGGCCGGCTGGCTGGAGAGCAGGCGGGCGCGCTGGGCGGGTCTGCGTGCATGGTTCCTGGCTGACGACGGTGCCCGACCTCGGATTGAGCAGCTGCACGACATCGCCCGGCGGGCTATTGTCTCGCTCTTGCAGGTTCTGGAGCGGATCAATGAGTCGAGGCGCCGTTCCTCCAGCGCCGTGCAGGACTTTCGGGAGCTGGCACGCTGGTTCGCGGAGGCCCCCGCGGAAGAGGACCTGCACCGGCTCTGGTCGGCGGCTTTCGGGCTCGGTTCGGCCCGCCATGCTCATCTCGCCCACTCGGACCCCGAGCTGATCCCGTCGTCCCATTCCTGGTCCGAGGCCCCACCGGTGGAAGTGTCGGCGCTGCTGCGGACCAGTGGACGGACGGAGCGGTTCACTCGCACGGCCAAGGTGCGGGACGTTGCGGCTGTCAGAGCGGAGCGTGCCGAGCGGGCTCGCAGGGAGCGAGCGGAGCTCGCACGCGCCTGGCAGGTGCTGGAGACAGCGGGACCTGTTCGTCTGTCCTTCTTCGGCACGTTGGATCCCGCTGTCTTCGACCGTCTGCTCGACCTGTTCGGCCGCGCCTTGGCGGCCCGGCCGGACGCGAGCGGCTTGAGGCGCGCCACGACGGGAGACGGCCGCGTGGAGATCGCCCTGGCACCGCCTTCCGATGAGCGCACCGCCGTACTGCACACCGCGAAGGGCTCACTGACCGGACCGGACTACGTCGTCCACATCACAGCGGCGGGTGGGGCGACCGTCTCCTCGACCCTCCGCGCCACGCCGCGGGAGGCCGCAGGATGA
- a CDS encoding TIGR02678 family protein: MSTLANQLAAAEREDVARAIRLLLARPLLTETADPTGFELVRRRRESLAQWFDYTCGWSLVVEPRRGYARLTKVRANPDGSRPARRARSGRVPFDRLRYVLLCVTAAELLSMPITTIGMLADRVVQATAADRALAAFDPVHKPERMAFVDVLKLLESYDVLRAVDGTTEAYVESAEAKVLYRVDTTLLMRLPAAPVGASRLAVPPDEVPARFEELLTGLVRERRYGGAVVDVTADQTHGESAATDAQRNLRLRHSVLRRLFDDPVLYRADLAEDELAYIMSLTGRQILRRSVEQAGFLLEERAEGFLLVDPDGIATDVRFPDDTSTARVAALLLLEPLCATPAGMLPEQLAEAGVGLLRRFPRWAKAYQSEGGAVRLSDDAVRALRDVGLVRAAGGRVVACPAAYRYRLAGTTSPDPVDDLGPAWDVGERERAGAVAPGRAAAEGDQK, translated from the coding sequence ATGAGTACCCTCGCCAACCAGTTGGCCGCCGCGGAACGGGAGGATGTCGCCCGCGCCATCCGTCTCCTCCTGGCCCGCCCCCTGCTTACCGAGACCGCCGATCCGACTGGCTTCGAACTGGTACGACGCCGTCGCGAGTCGCTTGCCCAGTGGTTCGACTACACCTGCGGCTGGAGCCTGGTGGTGGAGCCCCGCCGAGGTTACGCCCGCCTTACCAAGGTGCGCGCCAACCCGGACGGCTCTCGCCCGGCTCGTAGGGCGCGTTCCGGCCGAGTCCCGTTCGACCGTCTGCGATACGTGCTGCTGTGTGTGACCGCAGCCGAGTTGCTGTCGATGCCGATAACGACTATTGGCATGCTCGCCGACCGCGTCGTCCAGGCCACGGCGGCCGACCGAGCGCTGGCCGCGTTCGACCCGGTCCACAAGCCGGAGCGGATGGCATTCGTCGATGTCCTGAAGCTGCTGGAGTCCTACGACGTGCTGCGCGCGGTGGATGGTACGACCGAGGCGTACGTCGAGTCCGCAGAGGCCAAAGTCCTCTACCGCGTGGACACCACCCTGCTGATGCGTTTGCCCGCCGCGCCCGTCGGCGCCTCCCGACTCGCCGTGCCCCCGGACGAGGTGCCCGCGCGGTTCGAGGAACTCCTCACCGGCCTGGTGCGGGAGCGCCGCTACGGCGGCGCGGTGGTCGACGTGACCGCCGACCAGACGCACGGCGAGAGCGCCGCCACTGATGCACAACGCAATCTGAGGCTGCGCCACTCGGTGTTGCGGCGCCTCTTCGACGATCCCGTGCTGTACCGGGCCGACCTCGCCGAGGACGAGCTGGCCTATATCATGTCTCTGACTGGACGTCAGATTCTCCGTCGATCGGTCGAACAGGCCGGCTTCCTCTTGGAGGAACGCGCGGAGGGCTTCCTGCTCGTGGACCCGGATGGGATCGCCACCGATGTCCGCTTCCCCGACGACACCTCCACTGCCAGGGTTGCCGCACTGCTCCTTCTGGAGCCGCTCTGCGCCACGCCCGCCGGAATGCTGCCCGAGCAGCTTGCTGAGGCCGGAGTGGGTCTGCTGCGCCGCTTCCCGCGCTGGGCCAAGGCGTATCAGTCCGAGGGCGGCGCGGTCCGGCTTTCCGACGACGCGGTACGCGCCCTGCGTGATGTCGGGCTCGTCCGTGCGGCCGGGGGGCGTGTCGTCGCATGCCCGGCCGCGTACCGCTATCGCCTGGCGGGGACGACCAGTCCGGATCCTGTCGACGACCTTGGACCGGCGTGGGACGTCGGCGAGCGCGAGAGGGCAGGCGCCGTGGCTCCCGGTCGCGCCGCGGCAGAAGGAGATCAGAAGTGA
- a CDS encoding TIGR02680 family protein, with product MSVTELPVPRRPESAEAPATPATAVDAARSRWQPYRAGILNVWRYYDETFTFHQGRLLLRGQNGSGKSKALELLLPFLFDASLRPNRLSTFGGSERTMHWNLLGEGAAGKTRVGYVWMEFRRVDDDGAERWFGCGARLQASVHTSGVHADYFTTGSRIAHPAGVFLVNEAGQPLTRAALVEAVRDCGDVHASATDYRTAVRRELFAGMGEQRYESLLSALLQLRQPKLSERLDPSLLSTLLSRALPPLGESEISELAEGFERLDRQREHLKRLDEEVTAAQTVASRQRAYARRVLRAGSAALISATTEMDDLTRAARQSAEELEQALMERESAQARREQQELRAYALEETVEGLRDSDAYKQGGELDRLRRRTEEAATVARRQRATAQTTQHSAEDDQKHADAAAAQAGTFDEHAREAAEEAHRSARTAGMESIHHEVKTLLDTDSVRNLADSPGHEAGGRGPLGAAGTHTSGENGARQARRLLRGAVTARHRQVALITEARDEHDCAVRDRGAAESLLEDARSRLTEAIARRDEASEAWDGALAVQAERLLAWAGDCAELRIADTGELVARAANEAEVAALVAAAARPLEQEIATAEATARAARLKLRDERSRLEDEVRRLSDETDLPPLPPPTRTTVRTATAGAPLWRLIAFHQGVPLPVQAAVEAALEASGLLDAWVSPYDGIALPGHDTRAEADLAVPASGPSLLEVLKPEEDIPVPVDTVTRILAGVAYGTSLPGGHPAAVSADGSWRLALATGTWSKPEPAYIGALARQRARQRRIGELTACISETNASLAMLDDRLRGLGTRRARLEADRSTRPDHRELDARRRAWDAAEEKVAARDDAVRDAADRLARCETEVAGALRALSRRAAEHGLPTDRDRLHEISSDVDRFRDTADNWVDARLTATAAADRARQITAQADRSRRAAEEQSENAAAAEAEAAGLKARLEAVEATVGEDYRQIVARVAEARDELRRCREEAGRAADLLLRLEGRIGGLRATSGRDAERREQAAATRDRAAHRFRHLCLAGLVEDAGVTPELDAGDGTRATLEAARATAAKWPGIPHAPRNLGDAATRLSEAVHEARQRLGARADLDLEPDDDIQLFTATLDGMRLGATGLLTTLTQERDRSRDDITTAERSLFDQILTGDIRRHLAARIRQAGELVHRMNGHLERVRTASNVAVQLVWDVRPDLPEGTRTARQLLLKDPGRVNETDREALHAFFRARIEEAKGSDTAASWEEQLGEVLDYTAWHRFTVRLDRANGTGWQPLTKKLHGALSGGEKAIALHLPLFAAVAAHYEAVPLAPRPILLDEVFVGVDAVNRGQVFALLTALDLDLMVTSDHEWCTYGELPGIAVHQLLTDGDDDAVTSARFVWNGTDLEAG from the coding sequence GTGAGTGTGACAGAGCTTCCGGTCCCGCGGCGGCCCGAGTCCGCCGAGGCGCCTGCGACACCGGCGACGGCGGTGGATGCGGCCCGCAGCCGCTGGCAGCCGTACCGCGCGGGCATCCTCAACGTCTGGCGCTATTACGACGAGACCTTCACCTTCCATCAGGGCCGCCTGCTGCTCCGCGGCCAGAACGGATCGGGCAAGTCCAAGGCGCTGGAGCTTCTGCTGCCGTTCCTCTTCGACGCCAGCCTGCGTCCCAACCGGCTGTCCACGTTCGGCGGTTCGGAACGCACCATGCACTGGAACCTGCTTGGCGAAGGCGCCGCCGGCAAGACCCGTGTCGGATATGTGTGGATGGAGTTCCGCCGCGTCGACGACGATGGCGCCGAGCGGTGGTTCGGCTGTGGTGCGCGTCTGCAGGCGAGCGTGCACACAAGCGGTGTTCACGCTGACTACTTCACCACCGGCTCCAGGATCGCCCACCCCGCCGGCGTCTTTCTCGTCAACGAGGCGGGACAGCCGCTGACACGCGCAGCTCTGGTCGAGGCCGTGCGCGACTGCGGAGACGTCCATGCCTCGGCCACCGACTACCGCACGGCCGTACGACGTGAGTTGTTCGCCGGTATGGGGGAGCAGCGTTACGAGTCGCTGTTGTCCGCCCTGCTCCAGTTGCGCCAGCCCAAACTGTCCGAACGGCTCGATCCCTCCCTGCTCTCCACCCTGTTGTCCCGCGCCCTTCCCCCATTGGGCGAAAGCGAGATCTCCGAACTCGCCGAAGGCTTCGAGCGGCTGGACCGCCAGCGCGAACACCTCAAACGCCTCGACGAGGAGGTAACAGCGGCACAAACCGTCGCATCCCGGCAGCGCGCCTACGCACGACGTGTCCTGCGTGCCGGCTCGGCCGCGCTGATCTCGGCGACCACGGAGATGGATGACCTCACCCGCGCCGCACGCCAGAGCGCCGAGGAACTCGAACAGGCGCTGATGGAAAGGGAGTCCGCTCAGGCCCGGCGCGAGCAACAGGAACTGCGCGCGTACGCCCTGGAGGAGACGGTCGAGGGGCTGCGCGACAGCGACGCGTACAAGCAGGGCGGGGAACTCGACCGGCTCCGCCGTCGTACCGAAGAAGCGGCAACCGTCGCCAGGCGACAGCGCGCCACTGCGCAGACCACTCAGCACAGCGCGGAGGATGACCAGAAGCACGCCGACGCGGCGGCGGCCCAGGCCGGCACCTTCGACGAGCACGCGCGCGAAGCCGCCGAGGAAGCACACCGGTCGGCCCGGACGGCAGGTATGGAGTCGATCCATCATGAGGTGAAGACGCTTCTCGACACGGATTCCGTACGAAACCTCGCAGACAGTCCGGGGCACGAAGCCGGTGGCCGTGGGCCCTTGGGTGCGGCCGGTACACATACGTCGGGCGAGAACGGGGCACGACAGGCCCGCAGGCTGCTGCGAGGTGCGGTCACTGCCCGACACCGGCAGGTCGCCCTCATCACCGAAGCGAGGGATGAGCACGACTGCGCGGTACGCGACCGGGGCGCCGCCGAAAGTCTGTTGGAGGACGCCCGCAGTCGGCTCACGGAGGCGATCGCCCGGCGGGACGAGGCGTCCGAAGCCTGGGACGGCGCCCTTGCCGTACAGGCGGAACGGCTGCTCGCCTGGGCCGGTGACTGCGCGGAACTGCGCATTGCCGACACCGGGGAACTGGTGGCCAGAGCCGCGAACGAGGCCGAGGTGGCGGCGCTGGTCGCCGCCGCCGCACGCCCGCTGGAACAAGAGATCGCCACAGCGGAGGCCACCGCGCGAGCCGCACGTCTGAAGCTGCGGGACGAGCGGAGCCGACTTGAGGACGAAGTCCGACGGCTCAGTGACGAGACCGACCTGCCGCCATTGCCCCCTCCCACCCGCACCACCGTCCGCACGGCGACGGCGGGCGCACCTCTGTGGCGACTGATCGCCTTCCACCAAGGTGTTCCGCTTCCCGTGCAGGCCGCGGTGGAGGCGGCACTCGAGGCATCGGGCCTCCTGGATGCCTGGGTCAGCCCCTATGACGGGATCGCCCTGCCGGGGCACGACACCAGGGCCGAGGCGGACCTCGCCGTGCCCGCCTCGGGGCCCAGCTTGCTTGAGGTGCTGAAACCCGAGGAGGACATCCCCGTCCCGGTCGACACCGTGACCCGCATCCTCGCCGGTGTCGCGTACGGCACTTCGCTGCCCGGCGGTCACCCGGCGGCCGTCTCCGCCGACGGTTCCTGGCGCCTCGCGCTCGCAACCGGAACGTGGAGCAAGCCGGAACCCGCTTACATCGGTGCTCTCGCGCGGCAACGTGCCCGGCAGCGCAGGATCGGTGAACTGACCGCGTGCATCAGCGAGACGAATGCCTCCTTGGCCATGCTCGACGACCGACTGCGCGGCCTCGGCACTCGCCGCGCCCGGCTGGAGGCGGACCGCTCTACGCGACCCGACCACCGTGAACTCGATGCTCGTCGGCGTGCCTGGGACGCAGCCGAGGAGAAGGTTGCCGCCCGGGACGATGCCGTGCGTGATGCGGCCGACCGTCTGGCCCGGTGCGAGACTGAGGTGGCAGGCGCTCTGCGCGCCCTCAGCCGCAGGGCGGCCGAACACGGACTGCCCACCGATCGCGACCGGTTGCATGAGATCTCCTCCGACGTCGACAGGTTCAGGGACACCGCCGACAACTGGGTGGACGCCCGTCTCACCGCGACCGCCGCCGCCGACAGGGCTCGTCAGATCACCGCGCAGGCAGACCGCTCGCGCCGAGCTGCCGAGGAGCAGTCGGAGAACGCCGCTGCCGCCGAAGCCGAAGCGGCGGGACTGAAGGCGCGCCTGGAGGCGGTGGAGGCCACCGTCGGGGAGGACTACCGGCAGATCGTCGCGCGCGTCGCCGAGGCGCGCGACGAACTGCGACGCTGTCGTGAGGAGGCCGGTCGGGCGGCCGATCTCCTCCTGCGCCTGGAAGGCCGTATCGGAGGTCTGCGGGCAACCAGTGGTCGGGATGCCGAACGACGGGAGCAAGCCGCCGCCACCCGGGACCGCGCGGCGCACCGGTTCCGGCATCTGTGTCTGGCTGGGCTCGTGGAGGATGCGGGCGTCACACCGGAACTCGACGCCGGAGACGGCACGAGGGCCACGCTGGAGGCCGCTCGTGCCACAGCGGCGAAGTGGCCAGGCATCCCGCACGCCCCACGCAATCTCGGCGATGCCGCGACCCGCCTTTCCGAAGCGGTCCACGAAGCCCGCCAGCGCCTCGGCGCCCGTGCCGACCTGGATCTGGAGCCCGACGACGACATCCAGCTGTTCACCGCCACCCTGGACGGTATGCGGTTGGGGGCGACGGGCCTGCTCACCACGCTCACCCAGGAGCGCGACCGCAGTCGTGACGACATCACCACCGCCGAGCGAAGCCTCTTCGACCAGATCCTCACCGGCGACATCCGCCGTCACCTCGCCGCCCGCATCCGCCAGGCCGGCGAACTCGTCCACCGTATGAACGGGCATCTGGAGAGGGTTCGTACCGCCTCCAACGTCGCCGTCCAGCTCGTCTGGGACGTCCGTCCGGATCTCCCGGAGGGTACCCGCACCGCCCGTCAGCTGCTGCTCAAGGACCCCGGCAGGGTCAACGAGACCGACCGGGAAGCCCTGCACGCTTTCTTCCGCGCTCGTATCGAGGAGGCCAAGGGCAGTGATACGGCCGCGAGCTGGGAGGAGCAGCTCGGCGAGGTGCTCGACTACACCGCCTGGCACCGCTTCACCGTTCGCCTCGATCGGGCGAACGGGACCGGCTGGCAGCCGCTGACCAAGAAGCTGCACGGCGCACTCTCCGGCGGAGAGAAGGCCATCGCCCTGCACCTGCCACTGTTTGCGGCCGTCGCCGCCCACTACGAGGCTGTGCCGCTGGCACCCCGCCCCATCCTGCTCGACGAGGTCTTCGTCGGCGTGGACGCAGTCAACCGCGGACAGGTCTTCGCCCTGCTCACCGCACTCGACCTTGATCTCATGGTCACCTCCGACCACGAGTGGTGCACCTACGGCGAACTACCTGGCATCGCTGTCCACCAACTCCTCACCGACGGGGACGATGACGCTGTGACCAGCGCTCGCTTCGTCTGGAACGGCACCGATTTGGAGGCGGGATGA